A stretch of the Helicoverpa zea isolate HzStark_Cry1AcR chromosome 29, ilHelZeax1.1, whole genome shotgun sequence genome encodes the following:
- the LOC124644230 gene encoding uncharacterized protein LOC124644230 has product MNSPSTSSAQNEKEQPEKSIEDDAIKNWTQKERFHLLQGIKDCGRRDIEKIQEYVITKTFEETKIAVEYFTKKALEHPLFVEKQQEAKQKPAKKHQAPLTGWVKLLTDSLNINELSTETATAVRMIADLENFPAPECTDNIDFRQVYHQIANAMEGKPVNLDLATSAVLRKCFIETALSSKAFIKTAAYKYLINNVDLSDREINTFPRPTEDQELGILRHLASQRSYNPLKVPEDFLKPSCEVKYEDENLDNA; this is encoded by the coding sequence ATGAATTCGCCCTCTACATCTTCCGCGCAGAACGAAAAAGAACAGCCTGAAAAATCGATCGAGGACGATGCTATAAAAAACTGGACTCAAAAAGAAAGATTTCACCTCCTCCAAGGAATAAAAGACTGCGGCCGACGAGACATCGAGAAAATACAAGAATACGTTATTACTAAAACTTTTGAAGAAACAAAAATCGCTGTTGAATATTTCACGAAAAAAGCGTTGGAACATCCGCTATTCGTCGAAAAACAGCAAGAAGCCAAGCAGAAACCTGCTAAAAAGCATCAAGCGCCACTGACTGGATGGGTAAAACTGTTAACAGACTCTTTAAATATCAATGAACTTAGTACAGAGACCGCGACAGCCGTCCGGATGATTGCAGACTTAGAAAACTTCCCAGCACCAGAATGCACTGACAATATTGACTTTAGACAGGTTTATCATCAAATTGCCAACGCTATGGAGGGAAAACCAGTCAATCTAGACTTGGCGACCAGCGCTGTACTGCGGAAATGTTTCATTGAAACCGCATTGTCAAGCAAGGCATTTATTAAAACTGCGGCTTATAAATACCTCATCAATAATGTAGATTTGTCCGATAGAGAGATTAATACGTTCCCGAGACCAACGGAGGATCAGGAACTTGGTATACTCAGGCATTTGGCTTCGCAGCGCAGTTACAATCCTTTAAAAGTTCCCGAAGACTTTTTGAAGCCATCGTGTGAGGTTAAGTATGAAGATGAGAATTTAGATAATGCTTAA
- the LOC124644258 gene encoding tetratricopeptide repeat protein 1-like, with protein sequence MSDRLKNTGQPNEEIIDELTKDLKTSLNTTESVEEFVISPGTSAEDFPKASGDAPHTSDTPTHSDTIEDQDLDRDFKDSDDGAKADSDTDIDETSLKDAEVDLTDDQKEERKIIAEELKKCGNEAFKIGDYERSIEKYTEGLRTCPLQFSQQRSILYCNRSAARMKLQKYAQAVKDCTKAIELDDKYLKAYIRRAQSYEATEKFDEALADFKKILELDPDHKEARQATIRLPPLIEEKNEKLKTEMLGKLKDLGNMILKPFGLSTENFQMEQDPVSKGYKINFKQ encoded by the exons ATGTCGGACAGGTTAAAAAATACGGGCCAACCTAACGAGGAAATTATAGATGAGTTGACAAAAGATTTAAAAACTTCGCTAAATACCACGGAATCGGTTGAAGAATTTGTTATAAGTCCCGGCACGAGCGCTGAAGACTTCCCTAAGGCTTCCGGGGACGCACCACACACAAGCG ACACACCAACACATTCCGACACCATAGAAGACCAAGACCTCGACCGAGACTTCAAGGATTCCGATGATGGAGCCAAAGCAGACAGCGACACAGATATAGACGAGACTTCTCTCAAAGACGCTGAAGTGGACCTCACCGATGACCAGAAGGAAGAACGGAAGATTATAGCTGAAGAGTTGAAGAAGTGTGGCAACGAAGCGTTTAAGATTGGTGATTATGAGAGGAGCATTGAGAAGTATACTGAAG GGTTACGAACGTGCCCCCTGCAGTTTTCTCAGCAGCGTTCAATATTATACTGCAACAGGAGTGCAGCACGGATGAAGTTACAGAAATATGCTCAAGCTGTCAAGGATTGCACCAAAGCTATCGAACTGGATGATAAATATCTTAAAGCTTATATCAG gaGAGCTCAATCATACGAGGCGACAGAAAAATTCGATGAGGCGCTAGCAGATTTCAAAAAGATCTTAGAATTAGACCCAGATCACAAGGAGGCTAGGCAAGCTACCATCCGTCTTCCCCCATTAATAGAGGAAAAAAACGAAAAACTCAAAACCGAAATGTTAGGAAAACTCAAAGATTTAGGCAATATGATTCTAAAACCCTTCGGTCTGTCTACGGAAAATTTTCAAATGGAGCAAGACCCAGTGTCTAAAGgctacaaaattaatttcaaacaatga